A stretch of DNA from Staphylococcus equorum:
GATGAATAAAGCAGCGCATGATATTATTTCACCGGATAATGACTACCAAGAAATGACTAATACGATATGTAGTCGCTGTGATGGGTATACAAATGAATATGATTTACAATCATGTACAAATTGCTTTTTAGAAGCTGATTCAGTTGGAAATACAAGTTTTCAAGTATTTATGAAAACGACGCGTGGTAAAGTTGAACCTTTTACAGCGACATATCAAACTATTGATGAAACAAAAGATATTAAAGCATTTACATTACAAAATGTTTCACCTCAAATAGAGCGTCATGACAAGATGTATCAGCGAAAAATGATGCAAAAAACGATATCTGCACAAGAAAATGAAAGAAAAAGAATATCACGTGAATTGCATGACAGTCTCGTACAAGAAATGTTAAACATCGATGTGGAATTACGGCTGCTGAAATACCATAGAGAAATGCAAACTTTGGTAGATAATTCTAAGCGAATAGAAGGATTAATGTCCAAATTGATAGATGATATTCGTAATTTATCTGTTGAATTGCGGCCGTCATCCTTGGATGATCTAGGTTTAGATGCAGCATTTAAAACCTATTTCAAACAAGTTGAAGCCAATTATGGCATACGCATAGAATATCACTCTAATCTAGCTTCACATCGCTTTGATAGTGAGATTGAAACAGTCGTATATCGTGTTGTTCAAGAGGCATTGTTTAACGCAATAAAATATGCTGGTGTAGATACTGTTGATATTGATTTGCATGTAAACGACTATAAATTAATTGCAGAAATTATAGATAGAGGCAAAGGCTTTATTAAAACAGATCAACCACAAGGTACCGGGTTAGGACTTTATGGTATGAATGAACGCGCAGAACTCGTTAATGCAGAAGTAAGTATAGATACACAGATTGATAGAGGTACTATCGTTACATTAGAAGTTCCAATATAAGGGAATAAGGAGAAATTAATTTTGAGAATAGTGATAGCAGATGATCATGCTGTTGTGCGCACAGGATTTTCTATGATTTTAAACTATCAAGAAGATATGGAAGTCGTTGGGACGGCAGCTGATGGTGTAGAAGCGTACCAGAAAGTAATGGAATACAAGCCAGATGTTTTAATTATGGACTTAAGCATGCCACCGGGTGAATCAGGGCTTATTGCAACAAGTAAGATATCTGAGAGTTTTCCAGAAACAAAGATATTGATATTAACGATGTTTGACGATGAGGAATATTTATTTCATGTATTAAGGAATGGCGCAAAAGGCTACATTTTAAAAAATGCTCCAGATGAACAGCTTTTATTGGCTATAAGAACCGTTTACCAAGGTGAAACTTACGTAGATATGAAACTCACAACATCGCTAGTAAACGAATTCGTTAACAATTCGTTTCAAGATACTCAAGCGAGTAATGATCCATTTAAAATTTTATCTAAAAGAGAAATCGAGATTTTGCCTTTAATTGCAAAGGGATATGGCAATAAAGACATCGCTCAAAAGTTATTCGTCTCTGTCAAAACGGTGGAAGCACATAAAACACATATCATGCAAAAACTAGACTTAAAAACAAAACCTGAATTAGTTGAATATGCAATGAAGAAAAAACTAGTCGACTTTTAAATCAGATAGATTCATCAATATAGTGTTAGCGCGAAAAATGATTGTTCTATTCAGTCATTTTTTCGTGCTAACTTTTTTTATAAAAGATTTTTTTACTGTGCTGTGAAACCAAAATATAAAGTAATAATAATGGTTGATGAATATAGGGGAAACCACACATTAACTTAAGGGATAATCCTTATGTTAATTTTTTCACAATAAACATAAAATGAAAGTGTAGCTAGTATTTTGTAAACAAAAAGCAATTTTCAATTCGCTTATATTACACCAGTTTTAACTTTCATAAATATTAAATAATATCCATATTTTTTAATTATAGAGTAACTGCGAAATACTGGCTATTTAATCATTGAAATTAAATAGATGAAAATGAAGGTGAAATGAATGAACAAAGCAAGTGGTGGTTTCCAACTTAGCTTACAAACGCTAAGTCTTGTAGTTGGATTTATGGCATGGAGTATTATATCTCCATTAATGCCTTTTATCTCCCAAGATATTAATATCACGGGGAATCAACTTTCAATTATTTTAGCAATACCCGTTATATTGGGTTCTATTTTAAGAGTGCCATTTGGATATTTAACTAATATTATTGGTGCTAAATGGGTGTTTTTCTGTAGCTTTATTATTCTATTATTTCCTATTTACTTTTTAAGCCAAGCCCAAACGCCGGGCATGTTAATGGCTTCTGGTTTCTTCTTAGGTGTTGGGGGCGCAATTTTCTCAGTCGGTGTCACATCAATTCCTAAATATTTTCCTAAAGAAAGAGTAGGACTTGCTAATGGAATATATGGTATGGGGAACATTGGTACTGCAATTTCTTCATTTTTAGCTCCAGTTATTGCAGGTATGATTGGATGGCAAACGACAGTTAGAGGCTATTTGATTGTTATTGTCTTATTTGCAATTTTAATGTTTCTTCTGGGTGATGCGAATGAGAAAAAAATAAAGGTGCCACTAGTTAAGCAGTCTAAAAAATTAATGAAAGATCTTAAGCTTTATTATTTATCATTATGGTATTTTATTACATTTGGTGCTTTTGTAGCGTTTGGATTATTTTTACCGAATTTTTTAGTTCAAAACTTTGGTATAAGTGAAGTAGATGCTGGTATTAGATCTGGTATCTTTATCGCGTTAGCCACTTTTTTAAGGCCATTAGGTGGGATTTTAGGAGATAAATTTAATGCAGTTATTTTATTAATGATAGATTTTGTATTTATGATTATAGGTGCAATTATTTTAGGGTTTTCAAGTCATATATTATTGTTTACAATCGGTTGTTTACTTATTAGTATATGTGCAGGTACTGGTAATGGTCTCGTGTTCAAACTCGTTCCATTCTATTTTGCTAAAGAATCAGGAGCAGCGAATGGTATTGTTTCAATGATGGGCGGACTTGGTGGTTTCTTCCCTCCAATTGTCATATCTTATGTCACAATGATGACTGGTACAAGCCATTTAGCATTTATATTTTTAGCATTCTTTGGTGTTTTTGGCATCATTACCATGCTACATATCGTAAAAAAAGACAATTTGAGACTGATTTCTTAAATATAGAAAAAAATAAGAAAACAAATAGCGCTACATTACCATAAATTGGAAATGTAGCGCTATTTATTATCTATGAATATTTAGTCTATTTTGATGTTTGATTTTGGTTGTTCTTTTTGCTCTTTTTTAGGCAACGTTACAGTGAGTAGGCCATTTTCATAAGAAGCTTTGATACTACTATCATCAACATTTTCAAATGGGAATTGGCGGCTCAAATCACTATGGTTACGTTCTTGGTGTACTGCACGTTTAGTGTCGTTTTCATCTTGAACTTCGACAATTTGTTTACCTTCAATCGTTAGCAAATTATTTTCAAATTCTAAACTAATATTTTCTTTTTTAATACCTGGAAGTTCAGCTTCAACGATATAGGCGTTGTCTAATTCTTTAATATCTGATTTAATACTCTCATTGCCAGGAAATTGTTCGAAAATTTGTTTTCCAAAATCTCTGAATAAATCACCTGGATTTACATCGATAAACGGATTGTTAAAATTTTTATTTTCAAAAGTCATGCTACATCTCTCCTCAGCGTAGTTTAATTATTATATTTAATCGAATGGAATTGAAGTTTAAGTTATAAAAAGTATAAAATTAAGGTAAACACTTAGTTTACCTTACAAATACATTATAATAAAATAGTCAAAGAAAATCAAAGTCAAACTATTAATCATTGTATTCACATTATTTTAGCATGAAAGTTGAAACATTTTAAAATGAAACGTTAAGATGTAGAGAATGCTTTATAACAAGCGTTGGATAGATAAGTTTCAGGAGTAAAGTAAGTAAGTGGGTATTGTAGTAAGTAGGATTAAAAAGAGGTGAGTCGAAGATAAAAATGTTATGTATGTATTACATTGTCCCATTTAACCTCAACAAACCCCATATGATTTAAATATCTTTCGAGAAATGTTTATTTACAAATTTTTGCAATGTATCTTTTAAGTCTATAGCTTCATCTATGTCCATATCGAATTCACTAAAAACTTTTTTTGAAACTTTTGAAAGCGGTTCTTGCACGTTTGTCCCTTTATCAGTAAGTGCAATTTGTAAGTTACGTTCGTCATCAATCTCACGAGTTCTTGTTACATAACCTTTTTTCTCAAGTTTTTTTAACAAAGGTGTAAGTGTTCCAGAATCTAAAAAGACACGCTCACCAAGTGTCTTAATATTAATTTTTTCGTCCACCTTAATTGCGAGTAAGACAATATAACCTGTATATGTTAAATCATACTCTTTTAAATGAGAAGTATACTTCTTAATTATTTCTTTAGAAGAAACATAAAATAGAAAGCATAGTTGCTGTTCTAGGTAGCTGTCCTTTTCCTCCATTTAATCACCCCTTTTGAAATTTAACCATATTATGAACACCATTCATTGTCAAGGAACGGTTGCGCACCTTTAGATATAGCTTTTTATACTATTTTTTAACTATTATCTTATTAAATAAGTAAAAATTTAATACTATAACATTCCGTACGTCTTAATTACTTGAATTCATATAAAGATTATAGGCTTTAAATCAATTCGACTAAACTTGAAATAGAATTTATGTATTAAATGATATTAAGAAATGTTAACTTGATGTTTGGGTTGCTCTGAAATATAAGGAGATTTTGTTACAAAACAGTTATAACGCTTTATAATTGTATTATAATCAGTCATACTATTACTATTATCAATTTGAATGAGCGACTATTAATGATTTGAGTAAGATATAACTTACATATTAAGTTAATGACTTACTTTACTATAGAAAGATATCGCGTTAACCAGAGGAGATTATAAATGAAGACATTTTTTAAAATTATGGGTGTATTACTTGTAGCGCTTATAATTTCAATTGTATTATTCTTTGCCATGAGAACATACCAAGGGCATAAACACTTAGAATTGGTTGATCATTATATGGAAGATCAAAATTTGACAGAGAAAATTAAATCTGAAGAAACACTGTACAGTGCTAAAAAAGGTTTGTTTTATAAAGAAGTTAAATTTAAAGATGATCCAAAACATACTTATGTAGTTCAACCAATCAGCATGACTACAGGAATTGTAGTCC
This window harbors:
- a CDS encoding sensor histidine kinase, with translation MKTNQVENIDQLLVQYFNNTTEKIVFVDKYGQVIAMNKAAHDIISPDNDYQEMTNTICSRCDGYTNEYDLQSCTNCFLEADSVGNTSFQVFMKTTRGKVEPFTATYQTIDETKDIKAFTLQNVSPQIERHDKMYQRKMMQKTISAQENERKRISRELHDSLVQEMLNIDVELRLLKYHREMQTLVDNSKRIEGLMSKLIDDIRNLSVELRPSSLDDLGLDAAFKTYFKQVEANYGIRIEYHSNLASHRFDSEIETVVYRVVQEALFNAIKYAGVDTVDIDLHVNDYKLIAEIIDRGKGFIKTDQPQGTGLGLYGMNERAELVNAEVSIDTQIDRGTIVTLEVPI
- the nreC gene encoding nitrate respiration regulation response regulator NreC (Involved in the regulation of the the nitrate reductase operon narGHJI) produces the protein MRIVIADDHAVVRTGFSMILNYQEDMEVVGTAADGVEAYQKVMEYKPDVLIMDLSMPPGESGLIATSKISESFPETKILILTMFDDEEYLFHVLRNGAKGYILKNAPDEQLLLAIRTVYQGETYVDMKLTTSLVNEFVNNSFQDTQASNDPFKILSKREIEILPLIAKGYGNKDIAQKLFVSVKTVEAHKTHIMQKLDLKTKPELVEYAMKKKLVDF
- a CDS encoding nitrate/nitrite transporter; the protein is MNKASGGFQLSLQTLSLVVGFMAWSIISPLMPFISQDINITGNQLSIILAIPVILGSILRVPFGYLTNIIGAKWVFFCSFIILLFPIYFLSQAQTPGMLMASGFFLGVGGAIFSVGVTSIPKYFPKERVGLANGIYGMGNIGTAISSFLAPVIAGMIGWQTTVRGYLIVIVLFAILMFLLGDANEKKIKVPLVKQSKKLMKDLKLYYLSLWYFITFGAFVAFGLFLPNFLVQNFGISEVDAGIRSGIFIALATFLRPLGGILGDKFNAVILLMIDFVFMIIGAIILGFSSHILLFTIGCLLISICAGTGNGLVFKLVPFYFAKESGAANGIVSMMGGLGGFFPPIVISYVTMMTGTSHLAFIFLAFFGVFGIITMLHIVKKDNLRLIS
- a CDS encoding Hsp20/alpha crystallin family protein is translated as MTFENKNFNNPFIDVNPGDLFRDFGKQIFEQFPGNESIKSDIKELDNAYIVEAELPGIKKENISLEFENNLLTIEGKQIVEVQDENDTKRAVHQERNHSDLSRQFPFENVDDSSIKASYENGLLTVTLPKKEQKEQPKSNIKID
- a CDS encoding MarR family winged helix-turn-helix transcriptional regulator, translating into MEEKDSYLEQQLCFLFYVSSKEIIKKYTSHLKEYDLTYTGYIVLLAIKVDEKINIKTLGERVFLDSGTLTPLLKKLEKKGYVTRTREIDDERNLQIALTDKGTNVQEPLSKVSKKVFSEFDMDIDEAIDLKDTLQKFVNKHFSKDI
- a CDS encoding DUF3139 domain-containing protein gives rise to the protein MKTFFKIMGVLLVALIISIVLFFAMRTYQGHKHLELVDHYMEDQNLTEKIKSEETLYSAKKGLFYKEVKFKDDPKHTYVVQPISMTTGIVVQGFDPETNKDIKGAKHNAFKKDYKIKD